A genomic region of Mycobacterium senriense contains the following coding sequences:
- a CDS encoding inositol monophosphatase family protein: MNRTGDLALALSLADRADTLTSARFGALDLRVDTKPDLTPVTDADRAVETELREVLGRERADDSIVGEEFGGDTTFSGRQWIIDPIDGTKNFVRGVPVWATLIALLQDGIPVVGVVSAPALQRRWWAAHAQGAFVTVNGAPARRLSVSLVAQLNSASLSFSSLSGWAQLGVRDRFIALTDAVWRVRAFGDFLSYCLLAEGAVDIAAEPEVSVWDLAALDVLVREAGGTLTALDGTAGPHHGSAVATNGLLQQQVLGSLSAPPV; this comes from the coding sequence ATGAATCGCACCGGCGATCTGGCGCTGGCGCTCTCGCTGGCCGACCGCGCAGACACGTTGACGTCCGCCCGCTTCGGCGCGCTGGACCTGCGCGTCGACACCAAACCCGACCTGACGCCGGTGACCGACGCCGATCGCGCGGTGGAAACCGAGCTGCGCGAGGTGCTCGGGCGCGAACGGGCGGACGACAGCATCGTCGGCGAAGAGTTCGGCGGCGACACCACGTTCAGCGGACGTCAATGGATCATCGACCCGATCGACGGCACCAAGAACTTCGTACGCGGGGTGCCGGTGTGGGCCACCTTGATCGCGCTGCTGCAAGACGGTATCCCCGTCGTCGGTGTCGTCAGCGCCCCGGCGTTGCAGCGCCGGTGGTGGGCCGCGCACGCCCAGGGTGCCTTCGTCACGGTCAACGGTGCGCCCGCGCGTCGGCTCTCGGTTTCCTTAGTGGCCCAACTGAATTCGGCGAGTCTTTCGTTCTCCAGCCTGTCCGGGTGGGCGCAACTCGGTGTGCGGGACCGATTCATCGCGCTGACCGACGCGGTGTGGCGGGTGCGCGCCTTCGGCGACTTTCTGTCCTACTGCCTGCTCGCGGAAGGGGCGGTCGATATCGCCGCGGAACCGGAAGTGTCGGTGTGGGACCTCGCCGCGCTCGACGTCCTGGTGCGCGAAGCGGGCGGGACGCTGACCGCGTTGGACGGCACCGCGGGACCACATCACGGCAGCGCCGTGGCCACCAACGGCCTGCTACAACAACAGGTGCTGGGCAGCCTCTCGGCCCCGCCGGTGTGA
- a CDS encoding PPE family protein: MDWAFFPPEINSARMYAGPGLASLLAAAGSWDALSAELASTAESYESVLAGLGLQWAGPAAESMAYSAARYMGWLQATAEQTKQTAMQARTAAAAYEQAYAMTVPPPVIAANRALLASLVATNIVGQNTAAIADTEAQYSDFWAQNTAAMAGYSASSTAATTQLPRFAAANKSTDESGVSAQNAAVATANTNAGATKVAAQTFSPLTTDPTGSGITTGDITYLDASTSGNSAFRVLDAIQGTGLGFSAPYNMEQFVSGIIGAENNLGILAKPGAAAANLAPAIAAPALRGATAGLGGGLGNVTATLSHAGTIGPMSVPASWAAPTSTHISPLEPAGFTTIPGTEEPMASGYPGYPGMPGGGAARSAGAGVPPRYGVRLTVMPRPPAAG, encoded by the coding sequence ATGGATTGGGCTTTTTTTCCACCCGAAATCAATTCGGCCCGGATGTACGCCGGCCCCGGATTGGCCTCCCTGTTGGCCGCCGCCGGAAGCTGGGACGCGCTGTCCGCCGAACTGGCCTCCACCGCCGAGTCCTACGAATCGGTTCTCGCGGGCCTGGGCCTGCAATGGGCCGGGCCGGCCGCCGAGTCGATGGCGTATTCGGCCGCCCGCTACATGGGCTGGCTGCAAGCAACCGCCGAGCAGACGAAGCAGACGGCCATGCAGGCGCGGACGGCCGCCGCGGCCTACGAGCAGGCGTACGCGATGACCGTGCCGCCGCCGGTGATCGCCGCCAACCGCGCGCTGCTGGCATCGCTCGTGGCGACGAACATCGTGGGGCAGAACACCGCTGCCATCGCTGACACCGAGGCGCAGTACTCCGACTTTTGGGCTCAGAACACCGCCGCCATGGCCGGCTACTCGGCGTCGTCGACGGCGGCGACGACGCAGTTGCCCCGGTTCGCCGCCGCGAACAAATCCACCGACGAATCCGGCGTGAGCGCCCAGAACGCGGCCGTGGCCACTGCCAACACCAACGCCGGCGCGACCAAGGTTGCCGCGCAGACGTTTTCACCGCTAACCACCGATCCGACCGGATCGGGAATCACCACGGGCGACATCACCTACCTTGACGCATCGACCTCGGGCAACAGCGCCTTCCGGGTGCTCGACGCGATTCAGGGGACGGGCCTCGGCTTCAGCGCTCCCTACAACATGGAGCAGTTCGTGTCCGGCATCATCGGGGCGGAAAACAATTTGGGAATCCTCGCCAAGCCCGGGGCGGCCGCGGCCAATCTCGCTCCCGCGATCGCGGCGCCCGCACTCCGCGGCGCCACGGCGGGCCTCGGTGGGGGCCTGGGCAACGTCACCGCGACCCTCTCGCATGCCGGCACGATCGGGCCGATGTCGGTCCCCGCAAGCTGGGCCGCACCCACGAGCACCCACATCTCGCCGCTGGAACCCGCGGGCTTCACCACGATTCCCGGGACCGAGGAGCCGATGGCGTCCGGGTATCCCGGGTATCCCGGCATGCCGGGTGGCGGTGCCGCGCGGTCGGCCGGCGCGGGGGTCCCGCCACGCTACGGCGTGCGACTCACCGTGATGCCACGCCCGCCGGCCGCCGGGTGA
- a CDS encoding oxidoreductase — protein sequence MDRFPLGGFSVNRIGFGAMQLPGPNAFGPPRDRDEALAVLRRAVELGVDHIDTAQFYGPDVANELIHAALHPYPQNLALVSKVGGRRDDKGAWVPAGAPAELSHDIETNLRSLGVERLAVVNLRVFESDGPDQEFDDQLSAMIEARDRGLIGGVGLSNVNRDHLLHAVERTEIACVQNAFNLVQRESTPVLEECMARGIAFVPFFPLGAAFMRPNPVLSDPVVQEIAQRLGRTPAQVALAWTLGVAPNVLLIPGTSSLSHLEENVDVASIRLDDEDRERLNAVAG from the coding sequence ATGGATCGCTTTCCACTCGGTGGGTTCTCGGTCAACCGGATCGGCTTCGGGGCCATGCAGTTGCCCGGGCCCAATGCGTTCGGTCCGCCGCGCGACCGCGACGAGGCGCTGGCCGTGCTGCGCCGCGCGGTCGAACTCGGCGTCGACCACATCGACACCGCGCAGTTTTACGGACCCGACGTCGCCAACGAACTGATTCATGCCGCGCTTCATCCCTATCCGCAGAACCTGGCGCTGGTCAGCAAGGTCGGCGGCCGCCGCGACGACAAGGGCGCCTGGGTGCCGGCCGGTGCGCCGGCCGAATTGAGCCACGACATCGAAACGAACCTGCGTAGCCTCGGCGTCGAGCGACTGGCGGTGGTCAACCTGCGGGTGTTCGAAAGCGACGGCCCGGACCAGGAGTTCGATGACCAGCTCTCGGCCATGATCGAGGCCCGCGACCGGGGATTGATCGGCGGAGTCGGGCTGAGCAACGTCAACCGCGATCACCTGTTGCATGCCGTGGAGCGCACCGAGATCGCTTGTGTGCAAAACGCATTCAATCTGGTGCAGCGGGAGTCGACTCCGGTACTCGAGGAATGCATGGCGCGGGGGATTGCCTTCGTCCCGTTCTTCCCGCTCGGCGCGGCCTTCATGCGGCCCAACCCGGTGCTCAGCGACCCGGTGGTCCAGGAGATCGCGCAGCGTCTGGGTCGCACACCGGCCCAGGTCGCGTTGGCGTGGACGCTCGGCGTGGCGCCCAACGTGCTACTGATCCCCGGCACCTCGTCGCTGAGCCACCTGGAAGAGAACGTGGACGTCGCGTCCATCCGACTGGACGACGAAGACCGCGAGCGGCTGAACGCGGTCGCCGGCTAA
- a CDS encoding acyl-CoA dehydrogenase family protein, producing the protein MAINLELPRKMQAVTTKTHQGAAELMRPIARKYDLKEHAYPVELDTLFSLFEGASESIEFAGANALGGEDEERDKNHNGANMAALLQTLEASWGDLAMMLSVPYQGLGNAAISAVANEEQLQRLGKVWAAMAITEPGFGSDSAAVSTTATLDGDEYVINGEKIFVTAGSRATHIVVWATLDKTQGRAAIKSFVVPREHPGVTVERLEHKLGIKGSDTAVIRFDNARIPKENLLGNPEIEVGKGFSGVMETFDNTRPIVAAMAVGVGRAALEEIRKILTEAGVEISYDKPSHVQSAAASEFLRMEADWEAAYLLSLRAAWQADNKIPNSKEASMSKAKAGRMATDVTLKTVELAGTAGYSEQLLLEKWARDSKILDIFEGTQQIQQLVVARRLLGLSSSELK; encoded by the coding sequence ATGGCAATCAATCTGGAACTTCCCCGCAAGATGCAAGCGGTGACGACGAAGACGCATCAGGGCGCCGCCGAGTTGATGCGACCGATCGCCCGCAAGTACGACCTCAAGGAGCACGCCTACCCGGTCGAGCTGGACACGCTCTTCAGTCTCTTCGAAGGGGCCTCGGAGTCAATCGAATTCGCTGGAGCGAACGCGCTGGGCGGCGAGGACGAAGAACGGGACAAGAACCACAACGGCGCCAACATGGCCGCGTTGCTGCAGACCCTGGAAGCCAGCTGGGGCGACCTGGCGATGATGCTGTCCGTCCCCTATCAGGGGCTCGGGAACGCGGCCATCTCCGCCGTCGCCAATGAGGAGCAGCTGCAACGCCTGGGCAAGGTGTGGGCGGCGATGGCCATCACCGAGCCCGGCTTCGGATCGGACTCGGCGGCCGTGTCGACGACCGCCACCCTGGACGGCGACGAGTACGTGATCAACGGCGAGAAGATCTTCGTCACCGCCGGATCGCGCGCCACCCACATCGTGGTGTGGGCGACGCTCGACAAGACACAGGGCCGCGCGGCGATCAAGTCGTTCGTTGTGCCGCGCGAGCACCCCGGTGTCACGGTCGAACGGCTGGAGCACAAGCTCGGCATCAAGGGTTCCGACACCGCGGTCATCCGGTTCGACAACGCCCGCATCCCGAAGGAAAACCTGCTCGGCAACCCCGAAATCGAGGTGGGCAAGGGCTTCTCGGGAGTGATGGAGACCTTCGACAACACCCGGCCCATCGTCGCGGCCATGGCGGTCGGTGTCGGCCGCGCCGCGCTGGAGGAGATTCGCAAGATCCTCACCGAGGCCGGCGTGGAGATCTCCTACGACAAGCCCTCGCACGTCCAGAGCGCGGCGGCATCGGAGTTCTTGCGGATGGAAGCCGACTGGGAGGCCGCCTATCTGCTGTCGCTGCGCGCGGCATGGCAGGCCGACAACAAGATCCCCAACTCCAAAGAAGCCTCGATGAGTAAGGCCAAGGCCGGCCGGATGGCCACCGACGTCACGCTCAAGACCGTCGAATTGGCAGGCACCGCAGGCTATTCCGAGCAGTTGCTGCTGGAGAAGTGGGCGCGCGACTCGAAGATCCTGGACATCTTCGAAGGCACGCAACAAATTCAGCAGCTGGTGGTAGCTCGCCGCCTGCTGGGCCTGTCCTCCTCCGAGCTCAAGTAA
- a CDS encoding acyl-CoA dehydrogenase family protein: MTGSGSKETSKSAPSRVKRRDHKSAVGLQPHKRTGVDIAIALITPLVGQEFLDKYRLRDPLNRALRYGTKTVFSTAATSSREFKRIQNLRGGPTRLKSSGKDYFDLTPDDEQKMIVETLDEFAAEVLRPAAHDADEAATYPHELISKAAELGITAINIPEDFDGIAAHRSSVTNVLVAEALAYGDMGLALPLLAPGGVASALTHWGSADQQATYLPEFAAENVPQACVAIAEPQPLFDPTRLKTTAVRTPSGYRLDGVKSLVPAAADAELFIVGAQLDGKPALFIVESSSKGLTVKADPSMGIRAAALGHLELSGVTVPPNARLGEDEATDEDYSEAIALARLGWAALTVGTSHAVLDYVVPYVKEREAFGEPIAHRQAVAFMCANIAIELDGLRLITWRGAARAEQGLPFVREAALAKRLGADKGMQIGLDGVQLLGGHGYTKEHPVERWYRDLRAIGVAEGVVVI, from the coding sequence ATGACCGGTTCCGGTTCCAAAGAGACTTCAAAATCCGCCCCCTCACGCGTCAAACGGCGTGACCACAAGTCCGCAGTCGGGCTGCAACCGCACAAGCGCACCGGCGTCGACATCGCGATCGCGCTGATCACCCCGCTCGTCGGGCAGGAGTTCCTGGACAAGTACCGGTTGCGCGACCCGCTCAACCGCGCCCTGCGCTATGGCACGAAGACCGTCTTCTCCACCGCCGCCACTTCTTCTCGGGAGTTCAAGCGGATCCAGAACCTGCGCGGCGGGCCCACCCGGCTCAAGTCCAGCGGCAAGGACTACTTCGACCTGACGCCCGACGACGAGCAGAAGATGATCGTCGAGACTCTCGACGAGTTCGCCGCGGAGGTGCTGCGCCCCGCCGCGCACGACGCCGACGAGGCGGCGACCTACCCGCACGAACTGATCAGCAAGGCCGCCGAGCTCGGCATCACCGCGATCAACATCCCCGAGGACTTCGACGGCATCGCCGCGCACCGGTCCAGCGTGACCAACGTGCTGGTCGCCGAGGCGCTGGCCTACGGCGACATGGGTCTGGCGTTGCCGCTGCTGGCTCCCGGGGGCGTGGCCTCCGCGCTGACCCACTGGGGCAGCGCCGACCAGCAGGCCACCTACCTGCCCGAGTTCGCCGCTGAGAACGTGCCCCAAGCGTGCGTGGCGATCGCCGAGCCGCAGCCGCTCTTCGATCCCACCCGGCTGAAGACCACCGCTGTGCGCACCCCGAGCGGGTACCGCCTCGACGGGGTGAAGTCGTTGGTCCCGGCCGCCGCCGACGCGGAGCTGTTCATCGTCGGCGCGCAGCTGGACGGCAAGCCGGCGTTGTTCATCGTCGAGTCTTCGTCCAAAGGCCTTACCGTCAAGGCGGATCCGAGCATGGGGATTCGCGCGGCGGCCCTGGGCCACCTGGAACTGTCCGGGGTGACGGTGCCGCCGAACGCACGGCTCGGTGAGGACGAGGCGACCGACGAGGATTACTCCGAGGCGATCGCGCTGGCCCGGCTCGGCTGGGCGGCGCTGACGGTCGGCACCTCCCACGCGGTCCTCGACTACGTCGTTCCGTACGTGAAGGAGCGCGAGGCCTTCGGTGAGCCGATCGCTCACCGGCAGGCGGTGGCCTTCATGTGCGCGAACATCGCCATCGAATTGGACGGGCTGCGGCTGATCACCTGGCGCGGCGCCGCGCGGGCCGAGCAAGGCCTGCCGTTCGTCCGCGAGGCGGCCCTGGCCAAGCGGCTCGGCGCCGACAAGGGCATGCAGATCGGCCTGGACGGCGTTCAACTGCTCGGCGGCCACGGCTACACCAAAGAGCACCCGGTCGAACGCTGGTACCGCGACCTGCGGGCCATCGGCGTCGCCGAGGGTGTCGTGGTCATCTAA
- a CDS encoding PPE family protein, translating into MEFGFLPPEVNSGRMYAGPGSGSLLAAAGSWDALSAELSITAAVYESVLSGLTGLFWHGPAAQAMAASAAPYVAWLYSTAEHAQQTAVQARTAAAAYELAHAMTVPPPAVAANRTQLATLVPTNFFGQNTAAIAATEAQYAEYWAQDAAAMYGYSASSAAAVQFSPFASPRQTTTTQGTTAQQDAVVQATANASNSGTDSGSGVVVNSSTSNSSSELFRILDTIQGAQTTFRSIFTAEGTTSGIIQADKNLGILPNLGALPAALPKAPALSGATSGLGNVNAVLARAERIGPMSVPAGWAGATGNQVAALPGGGLSDLTAGDAAARAGSGTPGIPGIPRGTVRRAALVVPRYGRRITVMTRPPAAG; encoded by the coding sequence ATGGAATTCGGCTTTCTTCCACCAGAGGTGAACTCCGGCCGGATGTACGCGGGCCCCGGATCGGGCTCGCTGCTGGCTGCCGCGGGAAGCTGGGACGCGCTCTCGGCCGAGCTGAGCATCACCGCCGCCGTGTACGAGTCCGTGCTGTCCGGCCTGACCGGTTTGTTCTGGCACGGGCCCGCAGCCCAGGCGATGGCCGCGAGCGCGGCGCCCTATGTGGCGTGGCTGTACTCGACCGCCGAGCATGCGCAGCAGACGGCCGTGCAGGCACGGACGGCCGCCGCGGCCTACGAGCTGGCGCACGCCATGACCGTGCCCCCGCCCGCGGTCGCGGCCAACCGCACTCAGCTGGCCACGCTGGTGCCAACGAATTTCTTCGGTCAGAACACCGCGGCCATCGCGGCCACCGAAGCCCAGTACGCCGAATATTGGGCTCAGGACGCCGCGGCGATGTACGGCTATTCCGCCAGTTCTGCCGCGGCAGTACAGTTCTCGCCGTTCGCCTCCCCCCGCCAGACCACCACCACCCAGGGGACGACGGCGCAGCAGGACGCCGTCGTCCAAGCTACCGCCAACGCCTCGAACTCGGGCACGGACTCGGGATCGGGCGTGGTGGTGAACTCCTCGACTTCCAATTCGTCGTCGGAACTCTTCCGAATCCTTGACACCATCCAGGGCGCCCAGACCACCTTCAGATCCATTTTCACCGCCGAGGGGACTACTTCCGGAATCATCCAGGCCGACAAGAACTTAGGGATTTTGCCGAACCTGGGCGCGCTCCCAGCCGCGCTGCCCAAGGCCCCCGCGCTCAGCGGTGCGACGTCGGGACTGGGCAACGTCAACGCGGTGCTTGCGCGTGCCGAACGGATCGGACCGATGTCGGTGCCTGCCGGCTGGGCCGGCGCGACCGGTAACCAAGTCGCGGCATTGCCGGGCGGTGGCTTGTCCGACCTGACGGCCGGCGACGCGGCCGCCCGGGCCGGATCCGGGACGCCCGGCATCCCCGGGATCCCGCGCGGGACGGTCAGGCGGGCGGCGCTCGTGGTCCCGCGCTACGGCAGGCGGATCACAGTGATGACGCGTCCACCCGCGGCCGGTTGA
- a CDS encoding acryloyl-CoA reductase — MDTFQALVARQDGDRITASVETLNHSDLPPGDVTIRVLYSSVNYKDSLALTPGGGVVRDYPVVPGIDLTGEVVESTSADFAVGDQVLAHGYAIGTGHHGGYAEYARVPADQVVALGALSPREGAAIGTAGFTAAMSVRALIDWGITPDAGPIVVTGASGGVGSVSVDLLAGAGYQVVASSGKAEAVGRLKALGAAEVIGRLPADPDAKPRPLGKARWAGGVDCVGGATLADVLSTVDYGGAVAASGLTGGPALHTTVLPFILRGVALLGMDSVLMPIGPRRELWARLGNSLRPRQLDSLISEVDVKDVVGVIDQVRAGKFSGRAVVRVAGGF; from the coding sequence ATGGACACGTTTCAGGCGCTCGTCGCGCGCCAAGATGGTGACCGGATAACCGCGTCGGTCGAGACGCTGAACCACTCCGACCTGCCGCCCGGCGATGTGACCATCCGGGTCCTGTATTCCAGCGTCAACTACAAAGACTCGCTGGCACTGACGCCGGGTGGCGGCGTGGTGCGCGACTACCCGGTGGTCCCGGGCATCGACCTGACCGGTGAGGTCGTCGAGTCGACGTCGGCCGACTTCGCCGTCGGCGACCAGGTACTGGCCCACGGGTATGCAATCGGCACCGGTCACCACGGCGGCTACGCCGAGTACGCACGCGTGCCGGCCGACCAGGTGGTGGCGCTCGGTGCGTTGAGCCCGCGCGAGGGCGCCGCGATCGGAACGGCGGGCTTCACCGCCGCGATGAGTGTGCGGGCGCTGATCGACTGGGGCATCACGCCCGACGCCGGTCCCATCGTCGTCACCGGAGCCAGCGGCGGCGTCGGCTCGGTCAGTGTGGACCTGCTGGCGGGCGCCGGGTATCAGGTCGTCGCCTCGAGCGGCAAGGCCGAAGCCGTTGGCCGGCTGAAAGCCCTTGGCGCCGCGGAGGTTATCGGCCGGTTGCCCGCCGACCCCGACGCCAAGCCACGGCCGCTCGGCAAGGCGCGCTGGGCGGGTGGGGTGGACTGTGTCGGCGGTGCGACGCTGGCCGACGTGCTCAGCACCGTCGATTACGGCGGCGCGGTGGCGGCCAGCGGCCTCACCGGCGGCCCGGCCCTGCACACCACGGTGCTGCCCTTCATCCTGCGCGGCGTCGCGTTGCTGGGTATGGATTCGGTGCTGATGCCGATCGGACCGCGCCGCGAATTGTGGGCCCGGCTCGGCAATTCGTTGCGGCCACGTCAGCTGGACTCGCTGATTAGCGAGGTCGACGTGAAAGACGTCGTCGGCGTGATCGATCAGGTGCGCGCCGGCAAATTCTCCGGGCGGGCCGTGGTGCGGGTCGCGGGTGGATTTTGA